From one Methanocella sp. genomic stretch:
- a CDS encoding 4Fe-4S dicluster domain-containing protein — translation MSVAGKLKAFGELAMNFFQKPVTVREGYGFTADNFRWLPRRNADLCTGCGACNERCSSGATSLTDANGVRTVSIDGLRCIFCGRCADVCPEKALELTLEPKKDGESDTQRVSLSRGSEEPRPTVDTQLKLQKCRICGEYMPATEKYLAVVKERTLKNLKPETAAIIEKDMEKYLTVCVNCRRKYSLEWDTHPRKFI, via the coding sequence ATGAGCGTGGCAGGGAAGCTGAAAGCCTTCGGCGAGCTGGCCATGAACTTTTTCCAGAAGCCCGTGACCGTCAGGGAGGGCTACGGCTTTACCGCGGACAATTTCCGCTGGCTCCCCCGCCGGAATGCGGACCTGTGCACGGGCTGCGGTGCCTGTAACGAGCGCTGCTCCAGCGGCGCCACGAGCCTCACCGACGCGAACGGCGTGCGGACCGTCTCCATCGACGGCTTACGCTGTATCTTCTGCGGCCGGTGCGCCGACGTGTGCCCCGAGAAGGCCCTGGAGCTGACCCTCGAGCCGAAGAAGGACGGCGAGTCGGACACGCAGCGCGTCAGCCTCTCCCGGGGCTCCGAGGAGCCGAGGCCGACCGTGGACACGCAGCTAAAACTCCAGAAGTGCCGCATCTGCGGCGAGTACATGCCCGCCACGGAAAAGTATCTGGCCGTGGTGAAGGAAAGGACGCTGAAGAACCTGAAGCCGGAGACCGCCGCCATTATCGAAAAAGATATGGAGAAGTACCTGACCGTATGCGTGAACTGCCGGCGGAAGTACAGCCTGGAGTGGGACACGCACCCGAGGAAGTTCATATGA
- a CDS encoding NADH-quinone oxidoreductase subunit NuoB, giving the protein MSGPIKKSPWIYHAHAGGCVGCDIELLACMGPRYDLERLGIKWVASPRYADILLVTGPVPLHTKPFLERVYAQTPEPKRVIAMGACGTSCGVFIDDENYSIAGPVEKIIPVDVKIPGCPPKPEAIIDGILKVMRKF; this is encoded by the coding sequence ATGAGCGGACCGATCAAGAAATCGCCCTGGATATACCACGCGCACGCCGGCGGCTGCGTCGGCTGCGATATCGAGCTTTTAGCGTGCATGGGGCCTCGCTACGACCTGGAGAGGCTCGGCATCAAGTGGGTAGCCTCGCCAAGGTACGCCGATATTCTTCTTGTTACCGGCCCCGTGCCTCTGCACACGAAGCCTTTCCTGGAGAGGGTTTATGCCCAGACGCCCGAGCCAAAAAGAGTCATCGCCATGGGTGCCTGCGGCACGTCCTGCGGCGTGTTCATCGACGACGAGAACTATTCAATAGCCGGCCCCGTCGAGAAGATCATCCCGGTGGACGTGAAGATCCCCGGTTGCCCCCCGAAGCCCGAGGCCATCATCGATGGCATACTTAAAGTGATGAGAAAGTTTTAG